A portion of the Candidatus Hydrogenedentota bacterium genome contains these proteins:
- a CDS encoding twin-arginine translocase TatA/TatE family subunit, with protein MWTPGMGELIVIFLIVLVLFGGSKISGLGKSLGTAISEFKGALNEPKKEEEEAKKPEDENKNA; from the coding sequence ATGTGGACCCCTGGCATGGGCGAATTGATTGTGATTTTCCTGATCGTGCTCGTTCTCTTCGGCGGAAGCAAGATTTCCGGCCTGGGGAAGTCGCTGGGCACGGCCATTTCCGAGTTCAAGGGCGCCCTGAACGAGCCCAAGAAAGAGGAAGAGGAGGCGAAAAAGCCCGAGGACGAGAACAAGAACGCGTAA